One Gloeobacter morelensis MG652769 DNA window includes the following coding sequences:
- a CDS encoding TonB-dependent siderophore receptor, whose translation MRSFLDCFFLGHLALATLPSLAACAPAAALPATGSAAALVRKADLERSAVGARGLLVGELAQAPPAATPAAPSQNPPEEDPSELDEVTVVGRYLRKDATTATKTDTPLIDIPQSIQVIPRQLLEDQKIIQFNDALKTVSGVFNANPSFAPFSTFSIRGFNTNNIYRNGFRDGVNSLAGFDVASIERIEVLKGPGSVLYGQGELSGIINVETKRPQPKAAYAATFDAGNYGLFRSSLDFTGPLTADKALLYRLNLVYQNSKSFIDFFQANRWLVAPAFTWRIGSNTTFDIEGEFYNASQPSTFGLPALGTVLPNPNGQIPPGRFVGESLLDNYSSSAYRFSYRLDHRFSPNWSLRHGFSSSHQRTQATQTIPFELFPDGRTLFRVLTGTTAPDGYTFWRDSNIVDTYVVGNFRTGPVDHKLVLGFDASWFYDATRQFYGALVAPLDLFNPVYAPTRGPTILEANNYSSPSSYGIYIQDQLSFSENLKLLLGVRYDNATQRTTDVLSGIATNQNFDAFSPRVGLVWKPIAQLAVYGSFSRSFRPVLGTNLAGVPFVPERGEQFEGGLKADLLDGKLFTTLAYFDLTRQNVLTPDPTNPLFSLQTGEQNSRGVEFDITGEPLPGWNLTAAYAYIDARITRDTQFAAGNRLNTAPRHSASLWSTYQLQESSLKGLGVGLGLFYVGAQTGDLANTFTLPSYLRTDASLFYRADNVRYAFNFRNLFNVAYYEGAASPLDVIVGTPFTVIGSISVEF comes from the coding sequence ATGCGCAGTTTTTTGGACTGTTTCTTCTTAGGACATTTGGCCCTGGCGACCCTGCCCAGTTTGGCGGCCTGCGCTCCGGCCGCAGCGCTGCCTGCAACGGGCAGCGCTGCGGCCCTTGTGCGCAAGGCCGATCTGGAGCGCAGCGCAGTCGGGGCGCGGGGACTACTGGTAGGTGAGCTGGCCCAGGCACCGCCCGCCGCGACACCCGCTGCGCCCAGCCAGAATCCGCCCGAGGAGGATCCTTCCGAACTCGACGAAGTCACGGTGGTCGGGCGCTACCTGCGCAAGGACGCCACTACCGCCACCAAGACCGACACGCCCCTCATCGACATTCCCCAATCGATCCAGGTGATTCCCCGACAATTGCTGGAAGATCAAAAGATTATTCAGTTCAACGACGCGCTCAAGACCGTGAGCGGCGTCTTCAACGCCAACCCCAGCTTTGCGCCCTTCAGCACTTTCAGCATCCGGGGCTTCAACACCAACAACATCTACCGCAACGGCTTTCGCGACGGCGTCAACAGCCTAGCTGGCTTCGACGTCGCTTCGATCGAGCGCATCGAGGTGCTCAAAGGGCCGGGTTCGGTGCTCTACGGCCAGGGCGAACTGAGCGGCATCATCAACGTCGAGACCAAAAGGCCCCAGCCCAAGGCCGCCTATGCCGCCACCTTCGACGCGGGCAACTACGGCCTGTTTCGAAGCAGCCTCGATTTTACCGGGCCGCTCACCGCCGACAAGGCGCTGTTGTATCGCTTGAATCTGGTTTATCAAAATTCCAAGAGTTTCATCGATTTTTTCCAGGCGAACCGCTGGCTGGTAGCCCCCGCCTTCACCTGGCGCATCGGCAGCAACACCACCTTCGACATCGAAGGGGAGTTCTACAACGCAAGCCAGCCTTCCACCTTCGGTTTGCCCGCCCTGGGCACGGTCCTGCCCAACCCGAACGGGCAGATCCCGCCCGGTCGCTTCGTGGGTGAATCCTTGCTCGACAACTACAGCAGCAGCGCCTACCGCTTCAGCTACCGGCTCGATCACCGCTTCAGCCCGAACTGGTCGCTGCGCCACGGTTTTTCTTCGAGCCACCAGCGCACCCAGGCCACCCAAACAATCCCCTTCGAACTGTTTCCCGACGGGCGCACGCTGTTTCGGGTCTTGACCGGCACGACGGCCCCCGATGGGTACACCTTCTGGCGCGACAGCAACATCGTCGATACTTACGTTGTCGGCAACTTCCGCACCGGGCCGGTCGATCACAAGCTCGTCCTCGGCTTCGACGCCTCCTGGTTCTACGACGCTACCCGGCAATTCTACGGCGCGCTTGTCGCCCCTTTGGACCTGTTTAACCCCGTCTACGCTCCGACCCGGGGTCCAACCATTCTCGAAGCCAACAACTACAGCTCGCCCTCCTCCTACGGCATCTATATTCAAGATCAGCTGAGTTTTTCTGAGAATCTGAAGCTGCTGTTGGGCGTTCGCTATGACAATGCCACCCAGCGGACTACGGATGTGCTCTCAGGCATCGCCACCAACCAGAATTTTGACGCGTTTAGCCCCCGTGTCGGCTTGGTCTGGAAACCGATTGCGCAGTTGGCGGTGTATGGCAGCTTCAGCCGTTCGTTCCGGCCGGTGCTGGGGACCAACCTGGCCGGGGTACCGTTCGTACCCGAGCGCGGCGAGCAGTTCGAGGGGGGCCTCAAGGCGGACCTGTTGGACGGGAAGCTATTCACGACGCTCGCCTATTTTGATCTGACCCGCCAGAATGTGCTCACCCCCGATCCGACCAATCCCCTCTTCTCCCTGCAAACGGGCGAACAAAACAGCCGCGGCGTCGAATTCGACATCACCGGCGAGCCTTTGCCGGGTTGGAACCTGACCGCCGCCTACGCCTACATCGACGCGCGCATCACCCGCGATACCCAGTTTGCGGCGGGCAACCGCCTCAACACCGCCCCCCGCCACAGCGCCAGCCTCTGGAGCACCTACCAGTTGCAGGAAAGCTCCCTCAAGGGCCTGGGAGTTGGCCTCGGCCTGTTCTACGTGGGCGCTCAGACAGGCGATCTGGCGAATACTTTTACGCTGCCCAGTTATCTGCGCACCGACGCGAGCCTTTTTTACCGCGCCGACAACGTCCGCTACGCCTTCAACTTCCGCAATCTGTTCAATGTCGCATACTACGAAGGTGCGGCGAGCCCCCTCGATGTGATCGTCGGTACCCCGTTCACGGTCATCGGCAGCATCTCGGTGGAGTTTTGA
- a CDS encoding PepSY-associated TM helix domain-containing protein — MKFKVRPVVFALHQWTGVVLGLLLVVICVSGSVLVFSEEINRTLHPQWTHSKLQGARISPAAAIHTLRTTFAESQVLSLRVPLEPDGTYMGVLVSGKRLQVGFVDPRGGALMGGRIDVLSVPIGFLLLLHTSLLAGAVGGLMVGMAGILLIVLGLSGLVLWPGWGRWRQGVRVRWGSPSRLVNYDLHKVSGILSAVLLVLIALTGSALVFHDLVEEWVYGLFAQKPPPHLVSTVRPGLKPLEIARVLERAQAAVPQATVTNVSLPTRPQGVVYVTMRWPQAEGAGQGTVALDQYTATVLRMDNPLRLTPPEQVMNWLYPLHVGNFAGLPMRILYAAAGLAPALLFWTGFVLWLDRLKKRLGRRAVAAHSK, encoded by the coding sequence ATGAAGTTCAAGGTGCGGCCTGTGGTTTTTGCGCTCCACCAGTGGACCGGTGTGGTGCTCGGTCTTCTGCTGGTGGTCATCTGTGTGAGCGGCAGCGTGCTGGTCTTCAGCGAGGAGATCAACCGCACCCTGCACCCGCAGTGGACGCATTCGAAACTCCAAGGAGCTCGGATCTCCCCGGCCGCCGCGATCCATACGCTGCGCACCACCTTCGCCGAAAGCCAGGTACTGAGCCTGCGGGTACCCCTGGAGCCGGACGGCACGTATATGGGGGTGCTCGTGAGCGGGAAGCGGCTGCAAGTCGGCTTTGTCGATCCGCGCGGCGGCGCGCTGATGGGCGGGCGCATCGACGTGCTCTCGGTGCCCATCGGCTTTTTGCTGCTGTTGCATACGAGCTTGCTGGCCGGGGCGGTCGGGGGATTGATGGTGGGTATGGCCGGCATTTTGCTTATCGTCCTGGGACTGAGTGGCCTGGTGCTCTGGCCCGGTTGGGGACGCTGGCGCCAGGGGGTGCGGGTGCGCTGGGGTTCCCCGAGTCGCCTGGTGAACTACGACCTGCACAAGGTAAGCGGTATCCTTTCTGCCGTGCTGCTGGTGCTGATTGCCCTGACCGGCTCAGCGCTCGTCTTTCACGACCTAGTCGAAGAGTGGGTCTATGGGCTGTTCGCTCAGAAGCCGCCGCCGCACTTGGTCTCCACTGTCCGTCCCGGCCTCAAGCCCCTGGAGATCGCCCGGGTTCTGGAGCGGGCGCAGGCTGCCGTGCCGCAGGCGACCGTCACGAACGTTTCACTGCCCACCCGGCCGCAGGGTGTGGTCTATGTCACCATGCGCTGGCCGCAAGCCGAGGGGGCAGGCCAGGGCACCGTTGCGCTCGACCAGTACACCGCAACTGTCCTGCGGATGGACAATCCTCTGCGCTTAACTCCCCCCGAGCAGGTGATGAACTGGCTCTACCCATTGCACGTCGGCAATTTCGCCGGGCTACCGATGCGGATACTCTACGCCGCAGCGGGTCTGGCCCCGGCACTGCTGTTTTGGACGGGCTTTGTGCTCTGGTTGGACCGCCTGAAAAAGCGTCTCGGCCGCCGCGCCGTGGCCGCCCACAGCAAGTAG
- a CDS encoding TonB-dependent receptor translates to MKAGAGVFLVGERFGDPDNSFSVPGYTRVDAALYYRRGWLNAALNFKNVLSAQYIEASFYRTGAFPGAPFTVQGTLEVRF, encoded by the coding sequence TTGAAGGCTGGGGCGGGGGTGTTCTTGGTGGGCGAACGCTTCGGGGATCCCGACAATAGCTTTTCGGTGCCCGGCTACACGCGCGTCGATGCGGCGCTTTATTATCGACGCGGCTGGTTGAACGCAGCCCTCAACTTCAAAAATGTGCTGAGTGCCCAGTACATCGAGGCGTCCTTCTACCGGACCGGCGCCTTTCCCGGCGCGCCCTTCACAGTGCAGGGCACCCTCGAAGTGCGCTTTTAA
- a CDS encoding DUF2887 domain-containing protein yields MRTDHLFYKLFETFPETLFVLAGTQPPAPGSYRFEFIEVKETALRIDGVLVPEAAELPYYVYKLGYSREELEAMFGLEELKNTRYFREVAQQAREQGELAVVSRLLTRRFGLLEEALLERLSQLSSAQLESLAEVLLDLADRSELEQWLQQQRPQL; encoded by the coding sequence GTGCGCACCGACCACCTCTTCTACAAGCTCTTCGAGACTTTTCCCGAGACGCTCTTTGTCCTGGCGGGTACTCAGCCCCCCGCACCGGGCAGCTACCGCTTCGAATTCATCGAAGTCAAAGAGACGGCTTTGCGCATCGACGGCGTCCTGGTACCGGAGGCTGCCGAGTTGCCGTACTACGTGTACAAACTTGGGTACAGCCGCGAGGAGCTTGAAGCGATGTTTGGCTTGGAGGAGTTAAAAAACACGCGCTACTTCCGGGAAGTCGCCCAGCAAGCGCGCGAGCAAGGTGAGTTGGCCGTGGTCAGCCGACTGCTGACCCGCCGGTTCGGCCTTCTGGAGGAGGCTTTATTGGAGCGCCTGTCGCAGCTGAGCAGTGCCCAGCTGGAAAGTCTGGCGGAGGTGCTGCTGGATCTGGCCGATCGCAGCGAATTGGAGCAGTGGTTGCAGCAACAACGTCCGCAGCTGTAG
- a CDS encoding TonB-dependent receptor plug domain-containing protein: MGCLRQVSHCAALALLGGAVVIGKCSQVLAETTTTEAGSQVVVRRADLQRAVHTEAKGLLESALAQAEPTTPAVEPAQAQMAPPADDAEELDEVTVTGTGTYRRSNSSTATKTDTPILDTPQSIQVIPRQVIEDQGTVRLRDALRNVSGVYLSGTDGNYGEYFNIRGFSSNTYINAFLPNALPSLRSRQHRARRGAQGTVLGALRPRRTVGYHQLHHQKASRPTLRCGRFHGGQLRLLPHHRGSFRSAHCRRGSGLPAESCLRGCQQFSWHPGQKDVLRAGAGVEN, encoded by the coding sequence ATGGGATGTCTTCGGCAGGTGAGCCATTGCGCCGCTTTGGCGCTGTTGGGTGGGGCGGTAGTGATCGGCAAGTGTTCGCAAGTGCTTGCTGAGACGACGACGACGGAGGCCGGGTCGCAGGTGGTGGTGCGCCGGGCGGATCTGCAAAGGGCGGTGCACACGGAGGCAAAAGGGCTGCTTGAAAGTGCTCTGGCCCAGGCCGAGCCGACAACGCCCGCGGTGGAGCCCGCTCAGGCCCAGATGGCTCCCCCGGCGGACGACGCCGAGGAACTCGACGAGGTGACGGTGACCGGCACCGGCACTTACCGCCGCTCCAACTCCTCGACCGCCACCAAGACCGACACGCCGATTCTCGATACACCCCAGTCGATCCAGGTGATCCCCCGGCAGGTCATCGAAGACCAGGGGACCGTGCGGTTGCGCGACGCCCTGCGCAACGTCAGCGGCGTCTATCTGAGTGGCACCGATGGCAATTACGGCGAATACTTCAATATTCGTGGCTTTAGCTCCAACACCTACATCAATGCCTTTTTGCCGAATGCGCTTCCTTCTTTAAGATCCCGTCAACATCGAGCGCGTCGAGGTGCTCAAGGGACCGTCCTCGGTGCTCTTCGGCCGCGCCGAACCGTCGGGTATCATCAACTTCATCACCAAAAAGCCTCTCGCCCGACCCTACGCTGCGGTCGGTTTCACGGCGGGCAACTACGACTTCTACCGCACCACCGCGGATCTTTCCGGTCCGCTCACTGCCGACGGGGCTCTGGCCTACCGGCTGAATCTTGCCTACGAGGATGCCAACAGTTTTCGTGGCATCCAGGGCAGAAGGACGTTCTTCGCGCCGGTGCTGGAGTGGAGAATTAG
- a CDS encoding ABC transporter permease: MLGIVIGNASVIAMAGIGQGSQTLIAGKLEAYGTNRITVFTQTEDPEGYVFPDSKLVLSDAEAIRTQVPAVRAVAPIIEVRYPLFVGSRRAATYVRGTTPDFARVQNFAVGRGRLFSPDEVQREAQVVILGATTAGKLFGRSAPIGREVTINNLAFRVIGLLKPKGSFAGDNPDETAVVPVTTMANRVVGRRSAYGTPITYLEAMAVDSTQIRAAGFQMLNVLERLHGRKDVILSANKSFIDLANQVSGALSLLLSLVAAVSLLVGGIGIMNMMLVSVGERTQEIGLRKAIGAKQRDILSQFLLEAVLLSAAGGLVGIAVGIGATVPLAWFTPIEPVIPWSAVLLAVGVSGTIGLVFGVFPARQAARLDPIAALRSS, translated from the coding sequence ATGCTGGGCATCGTGATCGGCAACGCCTCGGTGATTGCGATGGCGGGCATCGGCCAGGGCAGCCAGACTTTGATTGCCGGCAAGCTCGAAGCCTATGGCACCAACCGGATCACGGTATTTACCCAAACCGAAGATCCCGAGGGCTACGTCTTTCCGGATTCCAAACTGGTGCTCTCCGACGCCGAGGCGATCCGCACCCAGGTGCCGGCGGTGCGGGCGGTGGCTCCGATTATCGAGGTGCGCTACCCGCTATTTGTGGGCAGCCGCCGGGCGGCCACCTATGTGCGCGGCACGACGCCGGATTTTGCCCGGGTACAAAATTTTGCCGTCGGCCGCGGGCGGCTCTTTTCGCCCGACGAAGTGCAGCGCGAGGCCCAGGTGGTCATCCTCGGGGCGACCACGGCCGGCAAGCTCTTCGGCCGCAGCGCGCCCATCGGCCGGGAGGTGACGATTAACAACCTGGCCTTTCGGGTGATCGGCCTGCTCAAGCCCAAGGGTTCCTTTGCCGGGGACAACCCGGACGAAACGGCCGTCGTGCCGGTGACGACGATGGCCAACCGGGTGGTGGGGCGGCGCTCGGCCTACGGCACGCCCATCACTTATCTGGAGGCGATGGCGGTCGATTCGACGCAGATCCGTGCTGCCGGTTTTCAGATGCTCAACGTGCTGGAGCGCCTGCACGGCCGCAAGGACGTGATTCTTTCAGCCAACAAGTCCTTTATCGACCTGGCCAACCAGGTGAGCGGCGCGCTGTCGCTGCTGCTGTCGTTGGTGGCGGCGGTGTCGCTGCTGGTGGGCGGCATTGGGATCATGAACATGATGCTCGTCTCGGTGGGCGAGCGCACCCAGGAAATCGGCCTCAGAAAAGCGATCGGCGCCAAACAGCGCGATATTCTTAGCCAGTTTCTGCTCGAGGCAGTGCTCCTCTCAGCGGCGGGCGGATTGGTGGGTATCGCCGTGGGCATCGGCGCCACTGTGCCGCTCGCCTGGTTCACCCCGATCGAGCCTGTGATCCCCTGGAGCGCGGTGCTGCTCGCGGTTGGGGTCTCAGGCACCATCGGTCTGGTGTTCGGTGTCTTTCCGGCGCGGCAGGCCGCCCGCCTCGACCCGATCGCGGCCTTGCGCAGCAGTTAA
- a CDS encoding Uma2 family endonuclease yields MVHFDASLRLPTALELPDSDETPVDNELQDSVPAVLKAILALLWQNRSDWFFGIDMGIYANTEAPRTAIVPDGFLSLGVPRFRPKYGKRGRPSYVLWEEEGIVPVFVLEVVSQTYRGEYTKKLKEYQDLEVLYYAVYDPEGFQPEHERLEVQHLVEGVYVRMVGEPVWLPEIGLGLGRSEAVINGWEREWLFWFNKAGDRYPVPEEYQRYRAEVAEREAQRAQQTRLEAEQQAQREQQARLEAEKRAQTLAERLRALGVDPDSL; encoded by the coding sequence ATGGTGCACTTCGATGCCTCGCTACGCCTGCCCACCGCTCTGGAGTTGCCCGACTCCGATGAGACGCCCGTGGATAACGAACTGCAAGATTCTGTTCCCGCCGTGCTCAAAGCCATCCTGGCACTCCTCTGGCAGAATCGTTCGGACTGGTTTTTCGGCATCGACATGGGCATCTATGCCAACACCGAAGCGCCCAGAACCGCGATTGTCCCCGATGGCTTCTTGAGCCTGGGGGTACCCCGGTTCAGGCCCAAGTACGGCAAGCGCGGTCGCCCCAGCTATGTGCTTTGGGAAGAAGAGGGCATCGTGCCGGTCTTTGTCCTGGAGGTGGTCTCGCAAACCTACCGCGGAGAGTACACAAAAAAGCTCAAAGAATACCAGGACCTCGAAGTGCTGTACTACGCGGTCTACGACCCGGAAGGTTTTCAGCCGGAGCACGAGCGGCTTGAGGTGCAGCACCTGGTTGAGGGTGTGTATGTGCGGATGGTCGGTGAACCGGTCTGGCTGCCCGAGATTGGTCTGGGCCTCGGTCGGTCGGAAGCGGTTATCAATGGTTGGGAGCGCGAGTGGCTGTTTTGGTTCAACAAAGCAGGCGATCGCTATCCGGTGCCCGAGGAATATCAGCGCTACCGGGCCGAGGTAGCCGAACGCGAAGCCCAGCGGGCGCAACAGACGCGCCTGGAGGCAGAACAGCAGGCCCAGCGGGAGCAGCAGGCGCGCCTGGAGGCAGAAAAACGCGCTCAGACGCTTGCTGAACGGCTGCGGGCGCTGGGTGTTGATCCGGATAGTCTTTAG
- a CDS encoding TonB-dependent receptor: MEAADTAPPLIERRADLRPYRTEASALLGEHIAQGPPAEPGPTPQSAPTIEDDRSEADLEEVVVTATRTRERLSDVARTVYVVPRRTIEQQSILTGSVVDILGNTVPGYGPPKENRVGNTLRGRDPQVLIDGIPVISNYASFYELRYIAPIAIEQIEVVGGPTAIYGDGATGGTINILTRRSTEKPQATTRAGFDLGLSNTAGGAGKFVEQFFSSQAGPLDFTVAASYRGSGNFYDAAGNRTPSLSDTLDTQNAYSAYGRFGFKLTPEQKLQLVASYSADTRYVNSFASPAVNSCCGVQQSRAIERNVVLESSYGQPVLQNFLAALDYTHENLWGSKLFAQVSYRDAFEVGIPYDFRFTPDGSGGVFDSFLRFVKGNEQVTTARVQVETPLADNLKILWGSDFKNDPVGAGIFELFDSKVFDESNQSILRTNGLVTIAPAYRVASLGAFLQTQWNISEQWVASGGLRFENVNLTAQNFFSEFAGGLVKGGSLDDSATVFNLGLVYKPTAETSVYVNFAQGFSVPNFGAALFGVPVGFVLSDSLRALQPQIVDNYEIGFRGRWRSVQATLAAFFNYSALGTSTVQTSETTFETSRSPQRNYGVEATLDYQPAPGWRLGTLFGWSEGEQDFFGDGNFYPLNSFAVPPLKATAYIEHQSAPGWSNRLQFLYSGNRDRAYNAFVDGFRVEGAPIYDYATVDYISNIKLGSGTLEVGIKNLLNNLYSPVYSQAYSSFGFGPTDRFNVAARGVTLNIAYTIDY, encoded by the coding sequence ATGGAGGCCGCGGACACAGCACCGCCGCTCATCGAGCGCAGGGCGGATCTGCGGCCGTACCGCACCGAGGCGAGCGCCCTGCTGGGCGAGCACATCGCTCAGGGACCACCGGCCGAACCCGGTCCGACCCCCCAGTCTGCGCCCACCATCGAGGACGATAGGTCCGAGGCGGATCTCGAAGAGGTCGTGGTTACCGCCACCCGCACCCGCGAGCGCCTGTCGGATGTGGCGCGCACGGTCTATGTCGTCCCCCGGCGGACCATCGAGCAGCAGTCGATCCTCACCGGCAGCGTTGTGGATATTTTGGGCAACACCGTGCCGGGGTACGGGCCACCTAAGGAAAACCGGGTGGGCAACACCCTGCGGGGGCGCGACCCGCAAGTGCTCATCGACGGGATCCCCGTGATCAGCAACTACGCCAGTTTCTATGAATTGCGCTATATCGCTCCGATTGCCATCGAACAGATCGAGGTGGTGGGAGGACCGACGGCCATCTACGGCGACGGGGCCACCGGCGGCACCATCAACATCCTGACGCGCCGGAGCACAGAGAAACCCCAGGCGACGACCCGCGCCGGCTTCGACCTGGGCCTCAGCAACACCGCGGGCGGTGCCGGCAAATTTGTCGAGCAGTTTTTTTCCAGCCAGGCAGGTCCGCTGGATTTTACCGTCGCCGCCTCCTACCGCGGCAGCGGCAACTTCTACGACGCCGCGGGCAACCGCACTCCGAGCCTGAGCGATACGCTCGACACCCAAAACGCCTACAGCGCCTACGGCCGGTTCGGATTCAAGCTCACCCCCGAGCAAAAACTGCAGCTGGTGGCCAGCTACAGCGCCGACACCCGCTATGTCAACAGTTTCGCCTCTCCCGCCGTGAATAGCTGCTGCGGCGTACAGCAGTCGCGGGCCATCGAGCGCAACGTCGTTCTGGAGAGCAGCTACGGCCAACCGGTGCTGCAAAACTTTCTGGCCGCCCTCGACTACACCCACGAGAATCTCTGGGGGAGCAAGTTGTTCGCCCAGGTCAGTTACCGCGATGCTTTCGAGGTAGGGATCCCCTACGACTTTCGCTTTACACCGGATGGCAGCGGCGGCGTTTTCGACTCGTTCCTGCGCTTTGTCAAGGGCAACGAACAGGTGACCACTGCACGGGTGCAGGTGGAAACCCCCCTGGCGGACAACCTCAAAATATTGTGGGGCAGCGACTTCAAAAACGATCCGGTGGGCGCCGGCATATTCGAACTTTTCGACTCCAAGGTCTTCGATGAGAGCAACCAGAGTATCCTACGAACGAACGGCCTGGTGACCATCGCGCCGGCCTACCGTGTCGCGAGTCTCGGCGCGTTTTTACAAACCCAGTGGAACATCAGCGAGCAGTGGGTGGCCAGCGGCGGTCTGCGATTCGAGAACGTCAATCTAACGGCGCAGAACTTTTTTTCGGAGTTTGCCGGCGGGCTGGTCAAAGGCGGTAGTCTCGACGACAGCGCCACCGTCTTCAACCTGGGCCTCGTCTACAAGCCCACCGCCGAAACCAGTGTGTACGTCAACTTCGCCCAGGGCTTCTCGGTGCCGAATTTTGGCGCGGCGCTATTTGGGGTGCCAGTAGGCTTCGTGCTGTCGGACTCGCTGCGGGCTTTACAACCCCAGATCGTCGACAACTACGAGATCGGTTTTCGTGGGCGCTGGCGATCGGTGCAGGCGACGCTCGCGGCTTTTTTCAACTATTCGGCCCTGGGCACCAGTACCGTGCAAACCTCCGAGACCACCTTCGAGACCTCGCGCTCACCCCAGCGCAACTACGGCGTCGAGGCGACTCTCGACTACCAGCCCGCCCCCGGGTGGCGGTTGGGTACCCTCTTCGGGTGGTCCGAAGGCGAACAGGATTTTTTTGGTGACGGCAACTTCTACCCCTTGAATTCTTTTGCCGTCCCACCGCTGAAGGCCACCGCCTATATCGAGCATCAGAGCGCGCCGGGATGGAGCAACCGCCTGCAATTTTTGTACTCGGGCAACCGCGACCGGGCGTACAACGCGTTTGTCGACGGTTTTCGCGTGGAGGGCGCCCCCATCTACGACTATGCGACGGTCGATTACATCAGCAACATCAAGCTCGGTTCCGGAACATTGGAAGTCGGCATCAAGAACCTGCTCAACAATCTCTACTCGCCGGTGTACAGCCAGGCCTATTCGAGCTTCGGCTTCGGTCCGACCGACCGGTTCAACGTGGCGGCGCGGGGAGTCACCCTCAACATCGCCTACACCATCGATTATTAA
- a CDS encoding PepSY-associated TM helix domain-containing protein, translating to MLFHIHRVAGLSAGILLAILGLTGSSIVFWKELDHALYAPLFHVVPQGQKVPLDRVVATVKQAHPKSDLESIQLPQQPHDPYMMNLKRGEEYYEVHANPYTGELLGARRWDQTPIGYLYQMHNTLLLGETGELVVGLCGLWLLLLGGSGLLLWPGWKKPATGFKVRWQSPSPLLQYDLHKITGIFSAALLMISGLTGALIILLHLVPSLFFAMIGSAPPSAEPPILRAGANRPPIPLKALLDRADAALPEGRTISISLLEGANVQVRKHIPPAPFPEEGLSTVDLDGYTGRVLAVQKVAEPTLGIQALVLITALHFGSFGGLPTRILYVLLGLTPSLLLMTGLLRWLYKLRLGRIKSRSAPH from the coding sequence TTGCTGTTTCACATCCACCGAGTCGCCGGGTTGAGCGCGGGAATTCTTCTCGCAATTCTCGGGCTGACCGGCAGCAGCATTGTCTTCTGGAAAGAACTGGACCACGCCCTGTACGCCCCGCTTTTTCATGTGGTGCCCCAGGGGCAAAAAGTGCCGCTTGACCGCGTCGTTGCGACGGTCAAACAAGCCCATCCCAAGAGTGATTTGGAATCTATTCAACTGCCGCAACAACCCCACGACCCCTACATGATGAACTTGAAGCGCGGTGAAGAGTACTACGAAGTTCACGCCAACCCCTATACTGGAGAGCTGCTTGGAGCCAGGCGATGGGACCAGACTCCCATCGGATATCTTTACCAGATGCACAACACGCTTCTACTGGGGGAGACCGGCGAACTGGTTGTCGGACTCTGCGGCCTGTGGCTGCTGTTGCTTGGGGGAAGTGGACTGCTGCTGTGGCCGGGTTGGAAAAAACCCGCCACCGGTTTTAAGGTGCGCTGGCAATCTCCCTCTCCGCTTTTGCAATATGATCTTCACAAAATCACAGGAATTTTTTCGGCGGCATTGCTGATGATTTCCGGCTTGACGGGTGCGCTTATCATCCTGCTTCACCTGGTTCCGAGTCTATTTTTCGCGATGATCGGCTCTGCGCCCCCGAGCGCGGAGCCGCCGATTTTGCGCGCAGGTGCCAACCGGCCGCCGATACCCCTCAAAGCGCTGTTGGACCGGGCCGATGCGGCTCTACCGGAAGGTCGGACGATCTCCATTTCACTGCTCGAAGGCGCAAACGTGCAGGTGAGAAAGCATATTCCCCCGGCCCCCTTTCCCGAGGAGGGACTGAGCACGGTGGATCTCGACGGTTACACCGGCCGGGTTCTGGCGGTCCAAAAAGTTGCTGAGCCAACCCTAGGTATCCAGGCTTTGGTGCTCATTACCGCACTCCATTTCGGCTCGTTTGGCGGTCTACCGACACGCATCCTTTATGTTTTGCTCGGCCTGACACCGAGCCTGCTCCTGATGACGGGCTTGCTTCGTTGGCTCTACAAACTGCGACTTGGGCGCATAAAAAGCAGGAGTGCTCCCCATTGA